The sequence CGCCTCTTCCGTCGATCGCGGGCGGGTCGTCGGCTGCCGGCTATCAACTCGCTGCGGCGCCCGGTGCTTCGGGCAGCGGCCTTTTCGGCAGGTCCGATGTCTCCGGCACCTTCGTGGGGCAGAAGATCGCGCAGCTCCGTGGCGACCTGAGGGCGCTGGAGGCGCAGATCGGCCAGCGCGCCGGCGAGCTTCAGCAGGCACGCTCCGTCATCGTGCAGAACGCGCAGGACTATTACACGCGCGTCGCCTCGATCAACGCGCGCCTGCAGGGCGGCACGACTCCGGGCAATCCCCGGCTCGTGCAGGAATGGAACCAGGCCCAGGCGCAGCTCAGCCGGATCGACGGCAGCGTCGCCCAGTTGACCGAACTCTCCAACCGTGTCGCGACCGACGCGGCGATGACGAACTACCTCCTCGATTCGATCCGCTCGGCATATGAGATCCCCGGTGCCGTCGAGGAGGATCACCACCAGCTGGCGGCACTCCAGGATGACGTGAACCGGTCCAAGGTGCAGATCGATCGGCTGCACGCGGAGATCAACCAGGAGGTCTCCCGCCAGACCGGCTACATCGCGGGCGAGCGTCAGGATCTCTCTATGCTCGCGATGGCGATCAAGCAGGGCGAACTGCACAGCGGGCGCGGCGGCGCCATGCCGGCGGCGTATTCGACGGCATCCGTCAGCGACCGCCCCTTGGTGATCATCCGCTTCGATCAGCCGAACGTCGCCTACGAGCAACCGCTCTACACTGCGGTCAGTCAGGCGCTCGACCGTCGCCCTGAGGCGATCTTTGACGTGGTGGCGGTTCCTGGCGGCTCCGGCATGGCGACGTCGGCCCGGCGCCATGCCGAGCGCGTGATGCGGACCTTCACCGACATGGGCATGCCGCGCGATCGTGTGCGCCTGACCTCGGGCAGCGGCAGCGCCGGTGTCGACGAGGTTCACGTCTACGTACGCTGATGCGGTGCGGCGGCCGATGACGGCCCACTCTGCCCGTTCCTTCCCGGTCACCTGGACCGAACTTCACCGGGATACCCGCGCGCTGGCGTGGCGGCTGGCTGATCTCGGCCCGTTCGAGGCTGTGGTCGCCATCCCGCGTGGTGGCCTCGTTCCTGCCGCGATCGTTGCGCGCGAACTCGGGATTCGGCGTGTCGAGACCGTGTGTATCGCCAGCTACGACGATCGAACCCAGCGCGAGCCGCAGATTCTCACGCGCCTCGACGGCGACGGGACGGGCCTGCTGATCGTCGACGACTTGGTCGATACGGGCGTCACCGCGCGCATTGTGCGCGGGATGCTGCCGAAGGCCCATTTCGCGACCGTCTATGCGAAGCCGGCCGGCATGCCCCTGGTCGATACCTTCGTGACCCAGGTTGGTCAGGATACCTGGATCGTCTTCCCTTGGGATGACGAGGAGCCGATCGCGGCTCGGCCACGCCCTGCGGCGGGGTAGGCGGGCGGCGTCGCGCCGCCCGCCCGTGCGTCAGCCCAGGACCGCCACCTTCTTGCGCTCGATCAGTTCGAAGTCGATGTCCGCCCCCAGGCCGGGCTTTTCGACGGCATGCACGAGCCCGTTTGAGTCGGGCTCGATGTCGTCGATGATCCCGTACTTCTGTGCGGCCGCCGGCAGCAGAACCTCGAAGAACTCGCAGTTCTTCACCGCCATGGTCAGGTGCAGGTTGGCGAAGTTGTTCAGCGAGTTGCCGCCGTGGTGGATCTCGTAGTTCATCGAGAACGCTTCGGCGAGATGGGCCGTCTTCAGGCATGCAGTCAGGCCGCCTTTCACGGCCACGTCGCCGCGCAGATAGTCGGTCGCCTGCAGGGTCAGCCACTGAGCGTAGGACGGCAGGCCGCCTGGGGAGTATTCGGTCGCCATGATCGGCACCGAAAGCTGCTGGCGTAGCTTCACGTAGTTGAGGATGTCCTCCTCTCCGAGGGGATCCTCGTACCAATAGAAGTCGAGCGCCTCGACGGCGAAGCCGACGCGCAGCGCCTCCGGGTACTGGTAGCACCAGGTGGCGTCCAGCATGATGCGGTAGTCGTCGCCGACGGCCTTGCGCACCGCCTCGCAGACCTTGATGTCTTCCTGCCATCGCGTCGGCGGGTGGATCTTGTACGCCGCCCAGCCGTCCTGCTTGTAGCGCTGCGCCTCCTCGGCATAGGCCTCGGGCGAGGGCAGCACGGCCGAACTTGCATAGGCCGGGCAGCTGGTCCGGTAGCTGCCCATCAGCCGGTGGATCGGCATCTCGGCATATTTGCCCGCGATGTCCCAGAGGGCTATGTCGACCGCGCCGATCGCCCGCAACGTCGTCATGCGCTGGCGCTTGTACATCGCCTGGTAGAGCCGTTCGCGGTCGAGCGGGTCCTGCCCCATCACGATCGGCTTCAGGAAATGGATCAGCGACTCGCCGTCCATCTGCGCCCCGCGGCTGGCGGAGCCGAGGAAGGCGTGGCCGTCGATTCCCTCGTCGGTGCTGATCGTCAGGAGGCCGAGCTGGCTTCGGCCAGCGAACTTGCCGGTGTGCTGGCCATACTGTGTCGCTGGAATGTCGTCCCAGGCGAAGAGGGTGAGCTTGACGTCTGTAATGCGCATGGCGGGGCGTCCCTCGTTCTTTGATTGGCGGCGACGGTATCGCGTTCCGAGGACCGTACCAAGGTGCCCCGGTATCCCGAATCCCGTGATTGAGGGCAATGAGCCGAGTGGGGTACAGTGACCGGGGCCGCATTCCGCCAAGCCGAGCGGTCCCTCGGAGGAAATCAGTGGACGGATGTCGGACCCGATACCTGCACCTGAACGTATGACGCTTACGCGCGCAAAGCTCCGCGAACGTCTCGAGCAACAGATATCGGTGGCGGAGTTCGGCCGCACCGCCCTGATGGAGAGCGACATCGAGGTGGTCTTGAACGCCGCCGTGACGTGTTGCGCCGAGTCGCTCGGTGCGGAGTTCTCCAAGATCCTGGAATATGTCGCCGAGACGGATTCCTTCTTCCTGCGAGCCGGGCACGGGTGGGGCCAAGAATATATCGGCATGCGTTTCGCAGATGCCGACATGGATTCCGCCGCGGGCTTTGCGCTTCACACGGGCGAGCCCGTGATGACGCCGGACCTTCAGGCGGAAGAACGGTTCGGGACGCCGGCTCTCCTGCGGAAGTTCAATATCCGCAGCGCCATCAACGTGCTCATCCGCGTCGAAGGCGAGAACTACGGCATCCTCGAGGTCGACAGTCCCGAGGTGGACGCGTTCGAGGAGGACGATAAGCACTTCCTGGCGAGCTTTGCAAACCACCTAGCCGCGGCGATCGAACGGCACAGGCTGCACGACCGGCTGACCGCGGAGATGCGCCAGAGCGAGATGCTCCTCCGTGAACTCCAGCATCGCGTGAAGAACAATCTTCAGGTGGCCAACAGCCTGATCTCGATGCAGCGGCGGACGGCCACGACCGACGACGGGCGGCGCCAGTTGGACATGGTGGGCAGCCGGATCGGCGCGATGCAGGTCCTGTTCGACCAGCTCTACAAGCGCAACGAGGCGGCCGGCACGACCGACCTCAGCGCCTATCTCCGATCGCTATGCGCCAACCTGACCGATTTTCATGGATTCGACACGCGCGGGATTCGTCTCGACATCGATATCGAGCCTCTGTCGATCGAGATCGACAGGGCGGTGCCACTCGGCCTGATCGTGAACGAGTTCATCGTCAACAGCTTCAAGCATGCTTTCACCGACGGCCATGGCTGCGTCACGGTTACGCTGAAGCGGCTGGATGAGGGACGCGCGCGGATCAGACTCGCCGACGACGGCATCGGCTTCGAACCGCCCGCCGGCTCTATTCGCGGAACTGCCTCCGGCCTGGGTCTCACGCTGATCAATGCGTTGATGCAGCGGATCGAGGGTGAGCCGACCTGGAGCCGCCAGGGCGGCACGGCGCTCGCCATCGATTTCGTCACCGAAGGCATTGCGGCACCGACCCCGGGCGCCTGAGGGCACGCCGGGTGTCGATGGGCTCGAGCCTTATCGGGTGACGACGCCGCACGCGATACGGCCGCCGGCATCGCCGGCCGGGTCAGACTTGTAGTCGTCCGGCTTCGCGTGAACCACGAGAGCCGAACCGTCCTCGTCGAAGAGACTCATCTTTTTGCCATCCACCAATGTGACGCCATTGGCGAGGTACTCTGCGCGCAACTTGCCGCCGTCGGGCACGTGGATGTTGGGCAGGTCGCCCGCATGCTCGCCCTTCTCGCTTTCGAAGCCGTGATGCGCACCCGTCGGATTGAAGTGGCCGCCGGCCGACGTGAATTCGGGCGGTTCGCACTTGCCCGTCGTGTGGATGTGAAAGGCATGAGCCCCGGGTGGCAGATTGGCCAGATCCAGTGAAAGAAGTACGCCGCGCGGCGTCTGCGACAGCATGATCGACCCAACCTCGCCACCCTTCGCGTCGGTCATCTTCGCCATCGCCTCGCCGGCGCCCTTCTCGGCGGCAACGGCAGGCGTGGCCGCGATCATTGCGGCAGCGACGGCGGGAATTATGCAGCGCGTCTTGTTGACCATGTCTCGTCCTCGTTTGCGTCGGTGACCCAGCAACAAGTCCACAGTCGCGTTGTTCCCGCCCCATCTGCTCGTCAGGGCTGCAGGACCACGCGGCCGACGATCCGCCCCTCGCGAAGATCGGCCAGTGTCGCGTTCACTTGGCGCAGGGCGCGCGTGCGTATCGGAATTGGGGGAACACGTCCTGCGCGAACCATATCCATCAGTTCGTGCATCTCCTGGAGTGATCCCACATAGGAGCCGACGACGCGCGCCATCTTCAGCGGGAACATCGCTGTGGACAGCGACAAGGCGCCGCCATACAGACCGACGATCACCAGCGTCCCGCCGCGCCGGATGCCGTCGAATCCGAACAGCGCCGTGCCCGGAGCGCCGACGAAGTCGATGGCCGCCGCCGCCCCGCTGCCGCCGGTGGTCTCCCTCAGCTTGCGGAGGGCGCCCTCCGCGCCATTGTCGACGGCCGCGACGGCGCCGGCCGCGATCGCCGCCCTGCGCTTGTCCTCATCGATGTCCGCGACGACGATCCTGGCCGGCGTGACGGCACGCGCCATCTGCACGGCGGACAGGCCGACCCCGCCGGCACCGACGATGAGGATGCTGTCGTCGGCAGTGAGGCCGGCGGACGCCTTCTTCAGGGCACTGTATGCCGTGACGCCTGAGCAGGCATAGGTGCAGGCCAGCGCTTCGTCGACGCCGTCGAAATCCACGAGATAGCGGGCGTGCGGGACGTGAACGCGATCCGCATACCCGCCGCCATAGCGCACGCCGAGCGTGCGCGGGGCGGAGCACAGTAGCTCCTCGCCGCGGCGGCATTCGGCACAGTCCCCGCATCCGATCCACGGGAAGACGACCCGTCGGTCGCCAATCGCCACGCCTTCTGCCTCGGGGCCGAGCGCAATGACTTCGCCGACGATCTCGTGGCCCATGGTGAACGGGAGCGACATGCCGCGGCCGCCGAGTTCGAGCCGCTTGCCTCCTCCTAGGTCGAAATAGCCGTCCCAGAGGTGGAGGTCGCTGTGGCAAACACCGCATCCGGTTACCCGAAGGAGCACCTGCGCACCGGTCGGCTCCGGATCGGGGTACTCGCGCGGCTCGAGCGGCTTGCCGAAATCGACGATCTGCCATGCGTGCATCAGCGTCTCCTCTCAATCCTTCAAGGGGATTGGCTCACCTTCCGGAAGCGGTACACGGGCCACGTTCAGGGTCATGCCGACCAGGACGTAGTAGCCGCTCAGGCCAATGATCTCGACGATGCCGCGTTCGCCGAAGGCTTCCTTCGTCCGCTCGTAGGTCGCGTCCGAGACGCCGTGCGTTTCGTGCAGCTCTTTGCAGAAGGTATAGACGGTGCGCTCGTCGTCCTTCTCGAACGGCGGTTCGCGTCGTTCGGCGATCGCGTCGACGATCTTCGGATCGAGGCCGCCCTTCAGCGCTAGCTTCGCATGCGCATACCATTCGTACTGGGCCGTCCACGCCCGCGCGGTTACCAGAATCGCCAACTCCGAGAGTCGCGGCGGCAGCGACGTGTTGAAGCGCAGGAACTCTCCCAGATGCGCTGCCCGCCTCGCCAGTTCGGGGCTCCGCAGCATCGCCGGAAACGGGCCGCGCGCCCCGCCCCGGGGGCCCGACGCGATCGTGTCGCGGATCTCGCGTTGCTCCGGCGACAACGCGTCCTCGGAAAGTTCGGGCAGGCGGTTCATCGGCGTTCCCCATGCTTTGTGTCGCGTTCTGGGAACAGTAGCATACGCGCCACGTTCGACTATGCCGGCAGGATGCGAAGGCGGGATTGGTTCATGAAAAGATGCGGTGCGGCGGTCGTGGCGTTTTGGGCCATGGCCTCATCGGCCGGCGCGGTCACGAGTGCGGTCGCAGCCCAGGGCGCGCCCGTCATCGGCGGCAGCGGCGCAGCCGCGGGCGGGGCGGTCGTCGCGCCGCGGTCGTCGGCGGCAGTCGAGGACGGCGTGCGGCCGGTGCCCGATCCCGGCGGCATCATCAACTTCGTCATCGAGAATGACTCGATCGCCGGGACGGACCAGCACTACACGAACGGCTTCCGCTTCTCTGTCTTGACCTCGGAGTGGTCGATTCCGGAGTGGCTCGAACGTGGCGCAAATTTCCTGCCCTTCTTCGATTATTCGGGCAACAAGCGCATCAGCTACGCCTTCGGGCAGAGCATGTTCACCCCGAACGACATCACGATTTCAAATCCGCCGGACGGCGAGCGGCCTTATGCCGGCTGGCTCTACGGCAGCATCGGTCTGGTGTCCGATACCGGCTCGCGGCTCGACAACCTGCAGCTGACGCTTGGCATCGTCGGGCCATACTCCGGCGCCAAGGACACGCAGAAGATCGTTCACGAACTGATCGGCTCGCCTGATCCGAAGGGCTGGGCGACGCAGCTCAAGACCGAGCCCGGCGTGGTTCTGAGCTACGAGCGCAAGTGGCGCGGCCTCCTCCCGGCGCTGTCGGACAATCCGACCGGCCTGGCGGTGGATGCGACGCCCCACGCCGGCGTCAGCCTCGGCAACATCTATACCCATGCCAATTTCGGCCTGACGCTGCGCGTCGGCCAGGACCTGCCGGCCGACTACGGCCCGCCACGGGTGCGGCCGAGCCTGCCGGGATCCGACTTCTTCGTTCCGAGTGAGCGGTTCGGCTGGTACCTGTTCGCCGGAGTGGACGGCCGTGCAGTCGCCCACAATATTTTCCTGGACGGCAACACCTGGAAGGACAGCCGCAGCGTCGACAAGGAGTACTTCGTCGGCGAACTTCAGGCTGGTCTCGTCGTCACGTTCGCGAACATGCGACTAGGTTACACCCATGTCCTGCGCTCGAAGGAGTTCGAGACACAGGACGGCTTCGACGAATTCGGTGCGCTGACCTTCGGTTTCAGGTTCTAGGGCGGGGCTCAGGCCGACGTCGTGGGTTGCAGCAGGTCCATGTCCTTCGCGACCTGTCGGAACGTGTCGCAGATCCGTGTAATCTGCTCCGGCGTCTGGGCGGCGGAGACGCTGCAGCGCAGCAGGGAGGTGCTGTTGGGCGTGCCGGGCGGAATGGCGAGATTGACGTAGACGCCAGCGTCGAACAGGCGGTTCCAGAAGGCGACCGCGAGTTCCACTGTCGGCACGCGGACTGCGACGATCGAACTCGGCGGTGCAGTGAGCTGCAGGCCGAGGCTGCTGAGGCCGTCGTGCAACGCGTGAGCATTGCGCCAGAGATTGCTCCGAAGTTCGGGCCGGCTGCGCAGTTCGTGCAGGCACGCGGACGCGGCCGCCAGATTTGCCGGTGAGAGCGAGGCAGTGAACATGTAGGGCCGGCTCGAGAGGCGGAGCATTTCGAAGCCGGGATGGTTGGAGGCGGCGAAGCCGCCCATTGAACCGAGGCTTTTGCTGAAGGTGCCGACGATGAAGTCGACCTCATCCAGCACGCCCGCCTGCTCGGCTACGCCGCGCCCCGAGGGGCCAAACACGCCGACGGAATGCGCCTCGTCCGCCAAAAGGTATGCGCCGTGGCGGCGCTTGACCTCGACGAACTCGGCGAGCGGCGCCACGTCGCCGAACATCGAATAGAGGCCTTCGATGATCACCAGCTTGTTCGAGCCCGGCGCCAGCCGCTCCAGACGCTTATCCAGGTCCGCCGGGGAATTGTGCCGAAAGCGAATGACGGTGGCGCCGCTGAGCCTGCACCCGTCATAGATGCTGGCGTGGCAGTCGGCATCTATGAGGATTGTGTCGTCCGGACCGGCCAGGCCTGCGATCGTGCCCAGATTGGCTTGGTAACCCGTCGAATATACGAGCACAGAATTCATCCCGAGGAAGTCGGACAACTCCCGTTCGAGCGACTGGTGCAGGTCGTACGTCCCGTTCGCGACCCGGGAGCCCGTCGTTCCGGTACCGTGTTGGGCTATCGCGTCTTGCGCGCGCTTGATGCAGGCGGGATCGAAGGTGAGGCCGAGATAATTATTGGTGCCGGCCAGCAGGATACGACGCCCGCCTGAGAGCGCTTCGGTCGCCGAAACGATCTCGTCCATGCAGACGCCAAAGGGGTTCGCGCCGGCGCTCGCCAGCCTCTCCCGCAGTTCTGGGAGGTGGCCGAACTTGTCGAACAGGTCCATGTCTACTTTGCGCCGCTGAGTTGGTGGATGGCTTCGACGAGGTTGCCGACAGTCCGGATCTCGGAAATCAGATTCATCGGAAACGAAATACCGTATTCGTCCTCGATCTCCATGATCAGGTCGAGGACAGCAACCGAATCGATCTCGAGGTCGGTGGTGATGTGGGTCTGGCGCGTTATGGTGATGGCGCGCGCGTTGAAGGGCGCAAGCAGTGCGCACATGCGCGCGAAGACCGGATCGTCTTGCGTTTCCGGGCGTGTGGCCACTGGATTCATCGTGCTCGTCCCATGATCCGAATGCTTAGAGCCAGTCATTGTCGGCATACCAACGAAAGGTCTGTGCGACACCTTGGCCGAGCGCGACCCGCGGCCGCCAGCCGGTCGCGCGCATCAGCGGCCCGGCGCCGCAGGCCCAGTCGATATGGTAGAGTTCACGCACCTTTCCAGGATAAACCATCGGTGCGCCGCCGGTCAGATTGGCCACCACGCCGTTTGCCGCGGCGACCGTCTGCATGAGCCGACGGGGCACCGCTATCATCCGGACGCGCCGCTGCAGATGGCCAGCGGCTGCGGCCGCCATGTCGTTCCACGTGTAGCCGTCGGGCGCGGTGTCCGAGACGTCGAAGATCCCGCGGGCATCGGATTCCACCAGTGCGGTCACCGCCTCGCCGAGGTCGTCGCGGTAGATCGCCGAGAAGCGCGCGCCGGGAACCGCAGGCACTGCCAGCCAGCCGTGCCGCATCATCCGAAAGAGCGGAAGAGTCGCGCGATCACCGGGCCCATAAACCAGGGGAGGACGCACCGCGCACCAATCGAGCCCCGGCATCCTGGCCAGGGCGTCTTCCGCCGCCCGCTTGCTGGCGGCGTAGGGGGAGAGGCCGGGTTGTCGTGCTGCCAGGGAAGACACGAGCACCAGCCG comes from Constrictibacter sp. MBR-5 and encodes:
- a CDS encoding superoxide dismutase family protein, which codes for MVNKTRCIIPAVAAAMIAATPAVAAEKGAGEAMAKMTDAKGGEVGSIMLSQTPRGVLLSLDLANLPPGAHAFHIHTTGKCEPPEFTSAGGHFNPTGAHHGFESEKGEHAGDLPNIHVPDGGKLRAEYLANGVTLVDGKKMSLFDEDGSALVVHAKPDDYKSDPAGDAGGRIACGVVTR
- the gpt gene encoding xanthine phosphoribosyltransferase is translated as MTAHSARSFPVTWTELHRDTRALAWRLADLGPFEAVVAIPRGGLVPAAIVARELGIRRVETVCIASYDDRTQREPQILTRLDGDGTGLLIVDDLVDTGVTARIVRGMLPKAHFATVYAKPAGMPLVDTFVTQVGQDTWIVFPWDDEEPIAARPRPAAG
- a CDS encoding acyl carrier protein, producing the protein MNPVATRPETQDDPVFARMCALLAPFNARAITITRQTHITTDLEIDSVAVLDLIMEIEDEYGISFPMNLISEIRTVGNLVEAIHQLSGAK
- a CDS encoding aminotransferase class I/II-fold pyridoxal phosphate-dependent enzyme; translation: MDLFDKFGHLPELRERLASAGANPFGVCMDEIVSATEALSGGRRILLAGTNNYLGLTFDPACIKRAQDAIAQHGTGTTGSRVANGTYDLHQSLERELSDFLGMNSVLVYSTGYQANLGTIAGLAGPDDTILIDADCHASIYDGCRLSGATVIRFRHNSPADLDKRLERLAPGSNKLVIIEGLYSMFGDVAPLAEFVEVKRRHGAYLLADEAHSVGVFGPSGRGVAEQAGVLDEVDFIVGTFSKSLGSMGGFAASNHPGFEMLRLSSRPYMFTASLSPANLAAASACLHELRSRPELRSNLWRNAHALHDGLSSLGLQLTAPPSSIVAVRVPTVELAVAFWNRLFDAGVYVNLAIPPGTPNSTSLLRCSVSAAQTPEQITRICDTFRQVAKDMDLLQPTTSA
- a CDS encoding carboxymuconolactone decarboxylase family protein, whose protein sequence is MNRLPELSEDALSPEQREIRDTIASGPRGGARGPFPAMLRSPELARRAAHLGEFLRFNTSLPPRLSELAILVTARAWTAQYEWYAHAKLALKGGLDPKIVDAIAERREPPFEKDDERTVYTFCKELHETHGVSDATYERTKEAFGERGIVEIIGLSGYYVLVGMTLNVARVPLPEGEPIPLKD
- a CDS encoding enolase C-terminal domain-like protein, which produces MRITDVKLTLFAWDDIPATQYGQHTGKFAGRSQLGLLTISTDEGIDGHAFLGSASRGAQMDGESLIHFLKPIVMGQDPLDRERLYQAMYKRQRMTTLRAIGAVDIALWDIAGKYAEMPIHRLMGSYRTSCPAYASSAVLPSPEAYAEEAQRYKQDGWAAYKIHPPTRWQEDIKVCEAVRKAVGDDYRIMLDATWCYQYPEALRVGFAVEALDFYWYEDPLGEEDILNYVKLRQQLSVPIMATEYSPGGLPSYAQWLTLQATDYLRGDVAVKGGLTACLKTAHLAEAFSMNYEIHHGGNSLNNFANLHLTMAVKNCEFFEVLLPAAAQKYGIIDDIEPDSNGLVHAVEKPGLGADIDFELIERKKVAVLG
- a CDS encoding NAD(P)-dependent oxidoreductase, giving the protein MTPAPTASSTAIVAVTGATGFVGHGIVAALRRRDTRVRALARRADRTLEADAEVVQGTLQDPLSLARLVEGCSVLVHCAGAVRAPTAAAFHQINADATAVLGELCAEYGARLVLVSSLAARQPGLSPYAASKRAAEDALARMPGLDWCAVRPPLVYGPGDRATLPLFRMMRHGWLAVPAVPGARFSAIYRDDLGEAVTALVESDARGIFDVSDTAPDGYTWNDMAAAAAGHLQRRVRMIAVPRRLMQTVAAANGVVANLTGGAPMVYPGKVRELYHIDWACGAGPLMRATGWRPRVALGQGVAQTFRWYADNDWL
- a CDS encoding lipid A deacylase LpxR family protein; the protein is MASSAGAVTSAVAAQGAPVIGGSGAAAGGAVVAPRSSAAVEDGVRPVPDPGGIINFVIENDSIAGTDQHYTNGFRFSVLTSEWSIPEWLERGANFLPFFDYSGNKRISYAFGQSMFTPNDITISNPPDGERPYAGWLYGSIGLVSDTGSRLDNLQLTLGIVGPYSGAKDTQKIVHELIGSPDPKGWATQLKTEPGVVLSYERKWRGLLPALSDNPTGLAVDATPHAGVSLGNIYTHANFGLTLRVGQDLPADYGPPRVRPSLPGSDFFVPSERFGWYLFAGVDGRAVAHNIFLDGNTWKDSRSVDKEYFVGELQAGLVVTFANMRLGYTHVLRSKEFETQDGFDEFGALTFGFRF
- a CDS encoding histidine kinase dimerization/phosphoacceptor domain -containing protein yields the protein MAEFGRTALMESDIEVVLNAAVTCCAESLGAEFSKILEYVAETDSFFLRAGHGWGQEYIGMRFADADMDSAAGFALHTGEPVMTPDLQAEERFGTPALLRKFNIRSAINVLIRVEGENYGILEVDSPEVDAFEEDDKHFLASFANHLAAAIERHRLHDRLTAEMRQSEMLLRELQHRVKNNLQVANSLISMQRRTATTDDGRRQLDMVGSRIGAMQVLFDQLYKRNEAAGTTDLSAYLRSLCANLTDFHGFDTRGIRLDIDIEPLSIEIDRAVPLGLIVNEFIVNSFKHAFTDGHGCVTVTLKRLDEGRARIRLADDGIGFEPPAGSIRGTASGLGLTLINALMQRIEGEPTWSRQGGTALAIDFVTEGIAAPTPGA
- a CDS encoding alcohol dehydrogenase, coding for MHAWQIVDFGKPLEPREYPDPEPTGAQVLLRVTGCGVCHSDLHLWDGYFDLGGGKRLELGGRGMSLPFTMGHEIVGEVIALGPEAEGVAIGDRRVVFPWIGCGDCAECRRGEELLCSAPRTLGVRYGGGYADRVHVPHARYLVDFDGVDEALACTYACSGVTAYSALKKASAGLTADDSILIVGAGGVGLSAVQMARAVTPARIVVADIDEDKRRAAIAAGAVAAVDNGAEGALRKLRETTGGSGAAAAIDFVGAPGTALFGFDGIRRGGTLVIVGLYGGALSLSTAMFPLKMARVVGSYVGSLQEMHELMDMVRAGRVPPIPIRTRALRQVNATLADLREGRIVGRVVLQP